From a region of the Calypte anna isolate BGI_N300 chromosome 4, bCalAnn1_v1.p, whole genome shotgun sequence genome:
- the VAMP7 gene encoding vesicle-associated membrane protein 7, producing the protein MAILFAVVARGTTILAKHAWCGGNFLEVTEQILAKIPSENNKLTYSHGNYLFHYICQDRIIYLCITDDDFERSRAFSFLNEIKKRFQTTYGSRAQTALPYAMNSEFSSVLAAQLKYHSENKGTDQVAETQAQIDELKGIMVRNIDLVAQRGEKLELLIDKTENLVDSSVTFKTTSRNLARAMCMKNLKLTIVIIIISIVIIYIILSAACGGLAWPSCVPK; encoded by the exons ATGGCTATCCTCTTTGCTGTGGTGGCCAGGGGCACCACCATCCTTGCCAAACATGCCTGGTGTGGAGGAAACTTCCTGGAGGTGACAGAGCAGATCCTGGCGAAAATTCCATCTGAAAACAACAAACTGACCTATTCACATGGGAA TTACCTGTTTCATTACATCTGTCAGGACAGGATCATATATCTCTGCATCACAGATGAT GACTTTGAAAGATCCCGAGCCTTCAGCTTCCTGAATGAAATCAAGAAGAGGTTTCAGACCACCTACGGCTCCAGAGCACAGACAGCCCTTCCCTATGCAATGAACAGCGAGTTCTCCAGTGTCCTGGCTGCCCAGCTG AAATACCACTCAGAGAACAAGGGCACTGACCAGGTGGCAGAGACACAAGCTCAGATTGATGAACTCAAAGGAATCATGGTTCGGAACATAG ACCTTGTGGCACAAAGAGGAgagaagctggagctgctgattGATAAAACAGAGAATCTTGTGGATTCG TCAGTCACTTTCAAAACCACCAGCAGGAACCTTGCAAGAGCCATGTGTATGAAGAACCTCAAGCTCACCAtcgtcatcatcatcatctccaTT GTTATCATCTACATCATCCTGTCAGCTGCCTGTGGTGGGCTGGCGTGGCCAAGCTGTGTGCCGAAGTAA